The following are encoded in a window of Rhodothermus bifroesti genomic DNA:
- a CDS encoding ectonucleotide pyrophosphatase/phosphodiesterase → MPHQTLRPRLSLLLLLVLLAGCRSIAPVNAPAPVLLISIDGFRADYLERYAPPVLTRLARQGVRAEALIPAFPTLTFPNHYTMVTGLYPDHHGIVGNTMFDSTLGHFSLSNREAIADGRWWADGEPLWVTAQRQGLRTATYFWPGSEAEIHGMRPTYWMPYDSRIPGEERVRQVLAWLDLPDSLRPHWITLYFSDVDHAGHEHGPDAPEVAEAVRKVDGYLQQLIEGLRARNLLDRVNLLIVSDHGMAATSAERVIFLDDFVSLEELHIVTWSPVLMLYPRPGREDAVLAALQGAHPHLHVFRKEALPAHLHFGTHRRIPPIVGIADEGWSITTRNRFVEDPSRFNGGMHGYDPTYPSMHGLLIAHGPAFAQGKRIPPVENIHLYALMCHLLQITPAVHDGRLSAIASMLATAPQAVLSP, encoded by the coding sequence ATGCCACACCAAACGTTACGGCCAAGGCTTAGCCTACTCCTGCTTTTAGTCCTGCTGGCCGGTTGCCGCAGCATAGCACCTGTCAACGCTCCTGCACCGGTACTGCTGATTTCTATCGATGGCTTCCGGGCAGACTATTTGGAACGCTATGCACCACCCGTGCTCACTAGGCTAGCTCGCCAAGGCGTGCGGGCCGAAGCATTGATTCCTGCATTTCCTACGTTGACGTTTCCGAACCATTACACGATGGTCACTGGCCTATACCCCGATCATCATGGCATTGTTGGGAATACGATGTTTGACTCGACCCTGGGGCACTTTAGCCTAAGCAATCGAGAAGCCATTGCCGACGGCCGCTGGTGGGCAGATGGCGAGCCGCTTTGGGTCACGGCTCAACGCCAAGGCTTACGTACCGCCACCTACTTTTGGCCAGGTTCTGAAGCCGAAATCCACGGTATGCGTCCGACCTACTGGATGCCCTACGACAGCCGCATTCCTGGTGAAGAACGCGTGCGGCAAGTGCTTGCATGGCTAGATCTTCCTGATTCGCTTCGCCCGCACTGGATCACGCTCTACTTTAGCGACGTCGACCATGCTGGACATGAGCACGGACCCGACGCCCCAGAGGTAGCTGAAGCCGTTCGCAAGGTAGACGGCTATTTGCAGCAGCTTATCGAAGGCCTACGCGCGCGTAACCTACTTGACCGCGTTAACTTGCTTATCGTTTCCGACCATGGTATGGCAGCCACTTCAGCCGAGCGGGTTATTTTTCTGGACGATTTTGTATCGCTAGAGGAGCTCCACATTGTCACCTGGTCGCCTGTGCTCATGCTTTATCCACGTCCAGGCCGCGAGGATGCGGTCTTGGCTGCCTTACAGGGGGCTCATCCCCATCTGCACGTGTTTCGCAAAGAGGCTTTGCCTGCACACCTGCACTTTGGCACACACCGGCGTATTCCGCCAATTGTCGGTATTGCCGATGAAGGGTGGAGCATTACCACGCGAAATCGTTTTGTTGAAGATCCTTCCCGCTTCAATGGGGGTATGCATGGCTACGACCCCACCTATCCCTCAATGCACGGCCTACTGATTGCACATGGTCCCGCCTTTGCTCAAGGCAAGCGTATTCCTCCCGTTGAAAACATTCACCTCTACGCCCTGATGTGCCATCTGCTGCAGATTACCCCGGCTGTCCATGATGGCCGGCTAAGCGCTATCGCCTCTATGCTGGCCACAGCACCGCAAGCTGTGCTCAGCCCCTAG
- a CDS encoding PLD nuclease N-terminal domain-containing protein has protein sequence MTLRTRWLLPLSALLLTGCGPNLFDRLRNFWSLGLCGTVIVVLDILALLDLAKSDRDFSGKVLWALIIIFFPVLGLILYYFFGRKS, from the coding sequence ATGACACTGCGGACGCGCTGGCTTCTGCCTTTAAGTGCCCTGCTACTTACCGGCTGCGGCCCCAATTTATTTGACCGGTTGCGCAACTTTTGGTCGCTTGGCCTTTGCGGGACCGTGATCGTTGTATTGGACATTTTAGCCTTGTTAGACTTAGCCAAAAGCGACCGCGACTTTTCCGGCAAGGTCCTCTGGGCCTTAATTATCATCTTTTTTCCTGTGCTCGGTTTGATTCTGTATTATTTCTTTGGTCGGAAATCCTAG
- a CDS encoding tyrosine-type recombinase/integrase, whose protein sequence is MAKATELEQSEEGLQLTLGELQRRIRDFQHEFLKNKSPETVGTYRRSLHEFERWFALQRDQFRFTSADVQRYKLYLMQAKQLHQVSVSTYLTALRRFCQYLVDIGLLRENPARTVKGNRRPSSHSRSVLTRVEIEQLLEVLEHDSSPIGLRDRAIVHLMLFAGLSEVEIVRADVRDLDQTLLGCFLRVQGKGHTAKDQQVPLDPPVVSVLEAYLNTRVPLRPEMPLFVSHGHRSEGKRLNTRSVRSRISQHLEAAGITRRGVTPHSLTHTAALIWLNQGMPIEEVKRRMRHGTLETTMIYFRKQGLLNRDPEELKRLLG, encoded by the coding sequence ATGGCTAAAGCGACGGAACTTGAGCAGTCGGAGGAAGGGCTGCAGCTCACGCTGGGGGAGTTGCAGCGGCGCATTCGGGACTTTCAGCACGAGTTTCTGAAAAACAAGAGTCCCGAGACGGTGGGGACGTATCGGCGATCGTTGCATGAATTTGAGCGCTGGTTTGCTTTGCAGCGAGATCAGTTCCGGTTCACTTCAGCTGATGTGCAGCGCTACAAGCTGTATCTGATGCAGGCGAAGCAGTTGCATCAGGTTTCTGTTTCCACGTATCTCACGGCACTGCGGCGATTTTGTCAGTATTTGGTAGATATTGGGCTATTGCGTGAAAATCCTGCGCGTACGGTTAAGGGGAATCGGCGGCCTTCGAGCCATTCTCGTTCGGTACTTACGCGCGTTGAGATTGAGCAGCTTCTGGAGGTGCTTGAGCACGATAGCTCGCCTATTGGCCTGCGCGATCGGGCAATTGTGCACCTGATGCTGTTTGCGGGTTTGAGCGAAGTAGAAATCGTACGGGCTGATGTGCGCGACCTGGATCAGACACTCCTGGGGTGTTTTTTGCGTGTGCAGGGCAAAGGCCACACGGCCAAAGACCAGCAGGTCCCACTAGATCCGCCAGTAGTCTCTGTTTTAGAGGCGTATTTAAACACGCGCGTGCCGCTTCGGCCTGAAATGCCGCTGTTTGTTTCGCACGGCCATCGGTCTGAAGGCAAGCGGCTCAACACCCGTTCGGTCCGCAGTCGCATTTCACAGCACCTAGAAGCCGCTGGCATTACCCGTCGTGGGGTTACGCCCCATAGCCTAACGCATACGGCAGCGCTGATCTGGCTCAATCAGGGGATGCCGATTGAGGAAGTGAAGCGCCGCATGCGGCACGGTACGCTGGAGACTACGATGATTTACTTCCGCAAGCAGGGATTGCTGAACCGTGATCCTGAAGAACTCAAGCGTCTGCTGGGTTAA
- a CDS encoding class I SAM-dependent methyltransferase yields MSHLPSWRKNLQRHSGFWRDGYWYDLHLERRMPLAMEMIDEMVLALPPLREGTRVCDLACGTGNAAAAVVSAYPLVHLTLIDQDPELLAIAYDKVADYCPEAVTIQTLLSFDGEPLPGGPYDVVLASLALHALVGHETDPVEAESRYELLLQSIRDSLTPGGHLIIGDHVGVLPLYRHLKALERTGFVDVDCAWRVDDFFVIGGRVPDSTP; encoded by the coding sequence ATGAGCCATCTGCCCAGTTGGCGCAAAAACCTGCAACGCCATAGCGGATTTTGGCGCGACGGCTACTGGTATGACCTGCACCTGGAACGCCGCATGCCGTTGGCGATGGAAATGATCGACGAAATGGTGCTGGCCCTGCCACCCCTACGCGAAGGTACGCGCGTGTGCGACCTGGCCTGTGGCACCGGCAATGCAGCTGCCGCTGTCGTTTCAGCCTATCCGCTGGTGCACCTGACGCTCATTGACCAAGACCCTGAGCTACTGGCGATCGCCTACGACAAGGTCGCCGATTATTGCCCCGAGGCTGTCACCATTCAAACCCTCTTAAGCTTTGACGGTGAACCCCTTCCAGGTGGACCCTACGACGTTGTGCTGGCTTCCTTAGCCCTGCACGCACTGGTAGGACACGAAACCGACCCCGTGGAAGCCGAAAGCCGTTACGAGCTGCTTTTGCAAAGCATCCGGGACTCCCTCACGCCCGGCGGGCACCTGATCATCGGCGATCACGTAGGCGTCTTACCACTTTATCGCCACCTAAAAGCCCTTGAACGCACTGGCTTTGTAGACGTGGACTGCGCCTGGCGCGTAGACGACTTCTTCGTGATTGGAGGCCGCGTGCCCGATAGCACGCCTTAA
- the recO gene encoding DNA repair protein RecO — protein sequence MIIRTEAIVLRTLPYGETSLIASLFTRAKGRLSVLAKGARLPGSRFGGTLQPPACLQVVFYYKPSRELQTLTESSFQQFLPHITQDLEKLALSLRMVELAQALLPPEEPMPDFFNTFWDTLAQLDAAAKRAWNLLPWFLLRLAGALGFAPQVTRAELEQLGASGGVLDLQDGRIRIAKGLAIEKPASRAALRAFAFLTHTDAATAMRLQLTPALRHELLGLIETYLQHHVPEGFPSRSPRVIERLLEMRKPGS from the coding sequence ATGATTATCCGCACAGAAGCGATTGTGCTGCGTACGCTGCCTTATGGCGAGACGAGCTTGATTGCCTCCCTGTTTACGCGGGCCAAAGGCCGCCTGTCGGTCCTTGCAAAAGGTGCGCGCCTGCCTGGTAGCCGCTTTGGCGGTACGCTGCAACCTCCAGCCTGCCTTCAGGTCGTCTTCTATTACAAACCCTCACGCGAACTGCAAACGCTTACCGAAAGCAGCTTTCAACAATTCTTACCGCATATTACGCAAGATTTGGAAAAGCTGGCACTGAGCCTGCGTATGGTTGAACTTGCCCAAGCACTGCTTCCTCCTGAAGAACCCATGCCCGATTTTTTCAACACGTTTTGGGACACGCTGGCCCAGCTTGATGCGGCAGCTAAGCGCGCTTGGAATTTACTGCCTTGGTTTCTGCTACGGTTGGCAGGCGCCTTAGGCTTTGCACCCCAGGTCACACGAGCTGAACTGGAGCAGCTTGGCGCGTCGGGCGGTGTACTCGACCTGCAAGATGGACGCATCCGCATCGCTAAGGGCTTAGCCATTGAAAAGCCGGCTTCGCGGGCTGCCCTAAGGGCGTTTGCTTTTCTAACGCATACGGATGCGGCAACAGCCATGCGTTTGCAACTGACGCCTGCACTGCGCCACGAACTGCTTGGTTTGATCGAGACCTACCTCCAGCATCACGTGCCCGAAGGATTTCCCTCACGCAGTCCACGCGTCATCGAGCGTCTGTTGGAAATGCGCAAGCCGGGATCCTGA
- a CDS encoding ComEA family DNA-binding protein, translating to MHLPWTLTRAEAGVLLGLGGLLLLGLGYRWWERKQPPPPPVAEEVQRFQEGAARMQQVLTPEPLNVNRATAEELEQLPRIGPVLARRIVAFREAHGPFQGLKDLEAVPGIGPKTIAELAPLIRFE from the coding sequence ATGCACTTACCCTGGACGCTTACCCGTGCTGAGGCGGGTGTGCTGCTAGGGCTAGGTGGATTGCTTTTGTTGGGATTGGGCTACCGGTGGTGGGAGAGAAAGCAGCCGCCACCCCCGCCCGTAGCCGAAGAAGTGCAGCGTTTTCAGGAAGGGGCTGCACGCATGCAGCAGGTGCTGACGCCGGAGCCGCTCAACGTCAACAGGGCTACTGCTGAAGAACTGGAGCAACTACCGCGCATCGGCCCTGTCTTGGCCCGACGCATTGTGGCCTTTCGAGAAGCCCATGGGCCATTTCAAGGTCTAAAAGACCTGGAGGCTGTTCCCGGCATTGGTCCTAAAACGATTGCCGAGCTCGCACCGCTTATTAGGTTTGAGTAG
- a CDS encoding alpha/beta hydrolase-fold protein: protein MNTTATLLPLSLLLSLAFVTPAARAQDCPCARQVGFLLRTVEVNGQTHRYQVYVPADYTPDQKWPVILFLHGAGERGVDGFKQTAVGIGQAIRLDPTRFPAIVVFPQVPPGKAWFGEQAEVAMAALDAVMATYSVDPDRVYLTGLSMGGHGTWYVAYHYPDRFAAIVPICGFVVFPETSRSFFGELPPEQQAIQSAADPYAKVAERIKHLPVWVFHGADDPVVPVEASRRMVEALKALGAEVQYTEYNGVGHNAWDPAYAEAELMPWLLAKRRGQK from the coding sequence ATGAATACAACAGCAACGTTGCTGCCCCTAAGCTTGTTGCTGAGCTTGGCGTTTGTAACGCCGGCAGCGCGTGCGCAAGACTGCCCCTGCGCCAGGCAGGTGGGTTTTTTGCTGCGCACTGTGGAAGTTAATGGCCAAACGCACCGCTACCAGGTCTACGTTCCGGCAGACTATACGCCTGACCAAAAATGGCCGGTGATTTTGTTTCTGCATGGTGCAGGTGAGCGAGGTGTGGATGGATTCAAGCAGACGGCTGTTGGCATTGGCCAGGCCATTCGGCTTGATCCAACACGTTTCCCAGCCATTGTGGTTTTCCCGCAAGTGCCTCCCGGGAAGGCCTGGTTTGGAGAGCAAGCCGAAGTAGCAATGGCTGCGCTGGATGCAGTGATGGCGACCTATTCGGTGGATCCGGATCGGGTTTACCTAACCGGGCTGTCGATGGGAGGGCATGGTACCTGGTATGTAGCCTATCACTATCCCGATCGCTTTGCGGCTATAGTACCGATTTGCGGATTTGTAGTGTTTCCAGAAACTTCTCGGTCGTTTTTTGGCGAATTGCCGCCAGAGCAGCAGGCGATTCAATCTGCTGCAGATCCTTATGCGAAAGTAGCCGAACGGATCAAACACTTGCCCGTCTGGGTGTTTCATGGGGCTGACGATCCAGTCGTTCCGGTCGAAGCCTCGCGGCGTATGGTAGAAGCCCTCAAAGCGCTTGGGGCTGAAGTGCAGTACACCGAATATAACGGCGTAGGGCACAACGCCTGGGACCCGGCCTATGCCGAAGCAGAGCTGATGCCCTGGCTGCTCGCCAAGCGCAGGGGTCAAAAATAG
- a CDS encoding Spy/CpxP family protein refolding chaperone gives MRKIKKNRFLIGLVLAVSLSTTAQAQVDVRTRASQMADRLQLSEATARALQEAMERHAGRFDRGGFFWYVAADLARQLSDAQKAEFWQAPLYRNRNHPGRPRGRFWGKGHGWGQWHGAMPCAGMPIGMGPCRGQWHGAMPCAGMPIGMIDWLNLSEAQRDSLAVLARRHRDAMRQLEQQWRAGTLSAQAFWQQQQTLRTQYQTRLQQLLTPEQRQQLAAERQAMLEVLRLTPEQQQQLAAQALQPGPFRWAGWSLILTPEQQEIVQLYHRLWRTWQGIRAQ, from the coding sequence ATGCGAAAAATAAAGAAAAACCGGTTTCTAATAGGCCTGGTGCTCGCTGTAAGCCTGAGCACAACGGCCCAAGCCCAGGTCGATGTGCGCACGCGGGCAAGCCAGATGGCCGATCGGCTTCAGCTTTCTGAGGCCACGGCCCGTGCGTTGCAGGAAGCTATGGAACGCCATGCAGGCCGATTCGATCGGGGCGGCTTCTTTTGGTATGTGGCTGCCGACCTGGCGCGCCAGCTCAGTGATGCGCAAAAGGCTGAATTCTGGCAAGCTCCCCTATACCGAAACCGGAACCACCCCGGCCGCCCTAGGGGACGTTTTTGGGGTAAAGGCCACGGCTGGGGTCAATGGCATGGAGCTATGCCTTGCGCCGGTATGCCCATCGGTATGGGTCCTTGCCGGGGTCAATGGCATGGAGCTATGCCTTGCGCCGGTATGCCCATCGGTATGATAGACTGGCTGAACCTTAGTGAGGCCCAGCGTGATTCGCTGGCCGTGCTGGCACGGCGGCACCGTGATGCCATGCGACAGCTTGAGCAGCAGTGGCGCGCAGGCACACTTTCGGCCCAAGCCTTTTGGCAACAACAGCAAACCCTACGCACCCAATACCAAACGCGTCTGCAACAGCTGCTGACGCCAGAGCAGCGGCAACAACTTGCAGCCGAGCGTCAGGCTATGCTCGAAGTGCTGCGCCTGACGCCCGAGCAGCAGCAACAGCTTGCTGCACAAGCCCTGCAACCCGGACCGTTTCGCTGGGCAGGCTGGTCGCTTATCCTAACGCCTGAACAGCAAGAAATTGTGCAGCTCTACCACCGCCTTTGGCGCACCTGGCAGGGGATTCGTGCCCAGTAA
- a CDS encoding NUDIX hydrolase: MVETIVRVVDVYAYRHKDGILKFLLLRRAPGVSYAGQWRMIGGKIRPGEVAWQTALREVQEETGQRPLRLWVVPSLNAFYEWQHDRINLIPVFAAELQADPVLDDEHDAFAWLGLEEASERLLWPEQRRLLRLVAQMLHNGLPPEIFVSF, translated from the coding sequence ATGGTCGAAACGATCGTTCGTGTTGTCGATGTGTATGCTTACCGTCACAAAGACGGTATTTTAAAGTTTTTGCTACTCCGACGGGCACCGGGGGTGAGCTATGCCGGCCAGTGGCGCATGATTGGCGGCAAGATTCGGCCAGGTGAGGTCGCCTGGCAGACGGCATTGCGGGAAGTGCAAGAAGAAACGGGACAGCGACCGCTTCGGCTTTGGGTGGTGCCTTCGCTGAACGCGTTTTACGAGTGGCAGCATGACCGGATCAACCTAATTCCGGTTTTTGCCGCTGAGCTGCAAGCGGATCCAGTGCTCGACGATGAGCACGATGCTTTTGCCTGGCTTGGTCTTGAAGAGGCAAGCGAACGCTTGCTTTGGCCTGAGCAGCGTCGATTGTTGCGTTTGGTGGCCCAAATGTTGCACAACGGTCTGCCACCAGAAATTTTTGTCTCTTTCTGA